The Hymenobacter sp. GOD-10R genome includes a window with the following:
- a CDS encoding DUF3276 family protein, which translates to MEDRQDQEEIYSQRIKAGKRTYFFDVKATRGQDYYLTITESKRKLRDDDTFSYEKHKIFLYKEDFAKFVDALQDAVDYVREELLSPEEVAELDRPRQYNDDQYSGREENY; encoded by the coding sequence GTGGAAGACCGTCAAGATCAGGAAGAAATCTATTCTCAACGCATTAAAGCCGGCAAGCGCACGTACTTTTTCGACGTGAAAGCAACGCGCGGCCAGGATTACTATCTCACCATCACGGAGAGCAAGCGCAAACTCCGCGACGATGATACTTTCTCGTACGAGAAGCACAAGATCTTCCTGTATAAAGAGGATTTCGCCAAGTTCGTTGATGCATTGCAAGATGCCGTTGATTACGTGCGTGAAGAGTTGCTTTCGCCTGAAGAAGTAGCCGAGCTAGACCGTCCGCGGCAGTACAACGACGACCAGTACAGCGGCCGCGAAGAAAATTATTAG